The region GTCTTTTGCTTTTTAGGGGCCTCTTCATGCCGTTAACAGACGAGCTATTAACGGCATGAAGAGGGATTGGCGAATGTGTGTTTGCCCTCTGAAATTTTACTCATACATGACACGTTCAAAGACGACAAAGAAGCTTTGAAACAGTACAAATTTCCCACTCCAGCCAAGTACAAAAAAGATTTTCCGTGGCTCAAAGAAGTCGATAGCCTTGCCTTAGCCAACGCTCAATTAAACTTGCAAAAAGCATTCACCAACTTCTTCTCTTATGAACACTAACCGGTGCCAAAAGAAATAGAAAACGTTGTTGGGCTCGATTTTTCCATGAATACGCTGTATGTCGATAGCGAGGGTAAGAGAGCCAATTATCCTCGATTTTATCGGCAAGCCTTGGAAAAACTGGCCCGAGCCCAACGGGTGCTGTCACGCCGCAGAAAGGTTCAAACCGTTGGCACAAACAACGGCTGAAAGTCGCCCAGTTGCACGAAAAAATCGCCAACCAACGTCAGGACTTTTTGCACAAGGCTTCAAGGCAATTGACCAACCGGTATGATGCCGTGGTGATTGAAGACCTCAATATGAAAGGGATGGCTCAAGCCCTTCGTTTCGGTCAGAGTATCCACGATAACGGTTGGGGCCTGTTCACCACTTTCCTTCAGTACAAATTGGAAGAACAGGGAAAGGAGCTGATCAAAATCGACAAATGGTTCCCCTCATCCAAAACGTGTTCATGTTGTGGCCGGGTGAAGGTGTCTCTATCGCTTTCCGAACGTCTATTTCGTTGTGCATGCGGTTTTGTAGCAGACCGAGACACCAACGCCGCCATCAATATCAAAAAGGAAGGTCTGAAACAGTTAGGGACTGCCTGACTGGATCTCGAACCGTGGGGCACACGGGGATCGCTCGGTCAATTTTCCTTCGTTAGAAGGAATTACCCGAGAAGCCCCCACCTCTAAGCGTTAGTGTAGGTGGTGGGAGTATGTCACGTTTTGGTTGTTTAACCGCCCAGTTTTTATTTCCTTAAGTTGATCATCTGTTGTTATACTTTATTAAAAGGGGTAAAAAAGTTTTATAAATTAAGGAAGGAAGGATCTCAGATGAATATCCCGTTTACTAAAATGCAGGCACTGGGGAACAGCTATGTTTATGTAGATGGCCGTCATATCCAGCTTGACGAGCGTCACTTATCTCCTTTGGCCCAAGCTGTGTCATCGGTACGGACGGGCATTGGCTCTGATGGCTTGATCCTCATCACATGGTCTCAACAAGCGGATGTGAAGATGCGGATCTTTAATGCAGATGGCTCCGAGGCTAAAAACTGTGGTAACGGTTTGCGCTGTGTGGCAAAGTATGCCTTCGAAAAAGGGCTGGTGAACGACATCCGTTTTCAAATTGAAACATTGGGCGGCATCGTTGAAGCCCATGTACATGTGCGCAACGGGAAAGTGGAACAGGTCACAATCGATATGGGCAAGCCCCGTCTGGCCCAAAAAGAGATTCCGCTCACAAATGGAGGAGAAGAGACAGCCATTGATTACCCCTTGGAGGTAGATGGCCAGCGCCTTTATTTTACAGGCGTTTCGATGGGCAATCCCCATGCGGTCTTCTTTGTCGATGATGTGGCTTCCGCTCCAGTTACCACGTTGGGTCCCAAGATTGAAAAACATCCCTTGTTTCCCGAAGGGGTCAACGTTGAATTTATTTCTGTCCGCTCCAGCCATGACATTGATTTTCGGGTCTGGGAAAGGGGTTCGGGACAAACCTATGCCTGCGGGACGGGTGCCTGTGCGGCTGTTGTAGCCTCCGTTCTTAAGGAGAAAATAAAGAAAGGGGAGCCTGTTACCGTTCATTTGCAAGGGGGAGATTTGGAGATTGTTTGGGACAATGATGAGCATGTCTGGATGACTGGTCCCGCCAAATATGTCTGTGAAGGAACATACTTTTGGCCGAACGGGGGCAAAGCGCAAAACCGATAAGACCAAAAAGACCAATAATAAATTTTGTAAAAATAAAAACTTTGATTGTTTCGACAAATAGGCTAATAGAACGACCTTAACCGACAAAAACAGAAAATATTCGCCTTTGTCAAGTGATAAATGATTGTTGTAGAATAATTCATGTTGGATTTGTAGCTCTTGGGTCAAAAGCGAGGTGTGGAATAATGAAAGATGTTGTGCAGGAGCGGATTAAGCATTTAAGAGAAAAAATGGTGATGCTGGCCATGGAAAAAGGATTAACTGACCCAGAAGTGATCGCAATCAGTCAAGAAATTGATAAGCTGCACAATATTTGGAACCATTTAGGTAATCAAGCGCTCACACAGCATCGTGTTTATAAATCTGCTGATTCCAGCCTGACACATAAGCTGATTCGTGATTTTTCTATGGCCTCTTTATATTTAAAAGCAGCTTCCAGCCAATAGGACATGCCTATACATAGGCGGTCCGGCCAAGCTCTTTCCAGTCTCAGCACATAAAAATGTTCCCCCTCTGGGAGGCGGGAACATTTTTTCTTACATGATATCTTCCCTATTTATTGAAATTCATATGAGAGCTGTGTCCAGGCTGGACTTTGGCTTTAGGATCAAGATAAGCTTTGGCATTGTTCACCGCAGTTGGCGCTTCCCCAAATCCAACGGCAATCAACTTGATTTTACCCGGATAAGTGACGATGTCACCAGCAGCATAAATGCCAGGGATGTTCGTTTCCATTTTACTGTTAACGACAATAGATCCTTTTTCAATATTGAGACCCCAGTTTTGAATCGGGCCAAGGGAGGAAATAAAACCAAAGCTGACAATCACTTCATCAACTTCCAGTTCCTCGACCTTCTCATTTGTTTTGGCATTGGCCAGAACGACTTTCTCAATTTTGTCGTCGCCGTGAAGCTCGCTTATTCTAAGGGGTGTCTTAATATCTACCTTGGAATTCATCAGTTGTTCCACGCTGTGTTCATGGGCACGGAACTTGTCCCGCCGATGGACGAGGGTCACCTTTTCTGCGATCGGCTCCAGCATTAAAGCCCAGTCAACCGCAGAATCGCCTCCGCCGCTGATCAGCACTCTTTTTCCTTTAAAGGCGTTTTTATCTTTCACAAAGTAGTGCAGGTTGCTATCTTCAAATTTTTCTGCACCATCCACATCCAGTTTGCGGGGACTAAATGCACCGCATCCGGCCGTAATAATCACCGTCCGGCTGAAATGCAGGCCTTTGTTCGTTTTAATTTCAAAAATGCCTTCTTCATTTTTGCGAACATCTTCCACCGTCTCTTCTAAAGCAACCTGAGTATCGAAGCTAAAAGCCTGCTCTTTCAGATAATTCACCAGATCTTGGGCCAGTACTTTGGGAAAACCGGCAACGTCATAAATATATTTTTCAGGATATAACGCTGACAGTTGTCCTCCCAATTGAGGCATACTTTCGATAATTTTACAACTGGCTTGTCTCATGCCGGCATAAAATGCGGCAAACAATCCGGTCGGTCCCCCGCCAATTATGGCAATATCAACAACATCTCGATTTTGCTGTTGAGACATGTCCACACCTCCACAAGCATCATTGCCAAACGTTGTCTTTAACGCTCAAATCCTATTATAAACTTTTTACAAGGGCTTTAAAAGGGCAGCCTCGTGAAAAAGTTTTAAATTAAATCTAATTACCCCTTGAAAAAGTGGTCAAGACGTTCTATCATAGTAAGAGAAATGTGAACATTTTTTAACACTTGTCGACAAGTTATTTATTTTTAATTGAGTTCGTGAAATTTTTAACAAACTACGTGAAATCTTTAACAAGCTTATAACACTGTTGTTTAATTGCTACCCTAAGAAAAAAATGAGGAAGTGATCAGGATGAGCAAACCAAGCATTGTGATTCTAGGCGCCGGATACGGGGGGATTGTCGCTGCCCTTGGTCTGCAAAAACGCCTGAACTATAATGAGGCAGACATCACGCTGGTCAACAAAAACGATTATCACTACATCACCACTGAACTGCACCAGCCCGCAGCAGGCACCATGCATCATGATCAGGCCCGCGTCGGGATCAAAGAGTTGATTGATGAAAAGAAAATCAAATTTGTCAAAGATACAGTTGTCGCCATTGACCGGGAACAGCAAAAAGTGACCCTCCAAAACGGTGAGCTGCACTATGATTATCTTGTGGTCGGCTTGGGCAGCGAGCCTGAAACTTTTGGGATTGAAGGTTTGAGAGAACATGCCTTCAGCATTAACAGCATCAATTCGGTCCGCATCATCCGCCAGCATATTGAATATCAGTTTGCCAAGTTTGCGGCTGAACCGGAACGTACGGATTACTTGACTATTGTTGTAGGCGGAGCTGGTTTTACAGGCATTGAGTTTGTGGGAGAGCTGGCTGACCGGATGCCGGAGTTGTGCGCTGAATATGATGTGGATCCCAAACTGGTCCGCATCGTTAATGTGGAAGCAGCGCCGACGGTGTTGCCGGGATTTGATCCGGCTTTGGTCAACTACGCTATGGATGTACTTGGTGGCAAAGGGGTTGAATTTAAGATTGGCACACCCATCAAACGTTGTACGCCTGAGGGTGTGGTGATTGAAGTGGATGGCGAGGAAGAAGAGATCAAAGCAGCAACAGTGGTCTGGACCGGAGGCGTGCGCGGTAACTCCATTCTGGAGAAGTCCGGTTTTGAAACAATGCGCGGACGGATTAAAG is a window of Caldalkalibacillus thermarum DNA encoding:
- a CDS encoding NAD(P)/FAD-dependent oxidoreductase: MSKPSIVILGAGYGGIVAALGLQKRLNYNEADITLVNKNDYHYITTELHQPAAGTMHHDQARVGIKELIDEKKIKFVKDTVVAIDREQQKVTLQNGELHYDYLVVGLGSEPETFGIEGLREHAFSINSINSVRIIRQHIEYQFAKFAAEPERTDYLTIVVGGAGFTGIEFVGELADRMPELCAEYDVDPKLVRIVNVEAAPTVLPGFDPALVNYAMDVLGGKGVEFKIGTPIKRCTPEGVVIEVDGEEEEIKAATVVWTGGVRGNSILEKSGFETMRGRIKVDPYLRAPGHENIFIVGDCALIINEENNRPYPPTAQIAIQHGENVAANLASLIRGGSMTPFKPHIRGTVASLGRNDAIGIVGGRKVYGHAASWLKKLIDMRYLYLIGGLSLVLKKGRF
- a CDS encoding NAD(P)/FAD-dependent oxidoreductase translates to MSQQQNRDVVDIAIIGGGPTGLFAAFYAGMRQASCKIIESMPQLGGQLSALYPEKYIYDVAGFPKVLAQDLVNYLKEQAFSFDTQVALEETVEDVRKNEEGIFEIKTNKGLHFSRTVIITAGCGAFSPRKLDVDGAEKFEDSNLHYFVKDKNAFKGKRVLISGGGDSAVDWALMLEPIAEKVTLVHRRDKFRAHEHSVEQLMNSKVDIKTPLRISELHGDDKIEKVVLANAKTNEKVEELEVDEVIVSFGFISSLGPIQNWGLNIEKGSIVVNSKMETNIPGIYAAGDIVTYPGKIKLIAVGFGEAPTAVNNAKAYLDPKAKVQPGHSSHMNFNK
- the dapF gene encoding diaminopimelate epimerase, with the protein product MNIPFTKMQALGNSYVYVDGRHIQLDERHLSPLAQAVSSVRTGIGSDGLILITWSQQADVKMRIFNADGSEAKNCGNGLRCVAKYAFEKGLVNDIRFQIETLGGIVEAHVHVRNGKVEQVTIDMGKPRLAQKEIPLTNGGEETAIDYPLEVDGQRLYFTGVSMGNPHAVFFVDDVASAPVTTLGPKIEKHPLFPEGVNVEFISVRSSHDIDFRVWERGSGQTYACGTGACAAVVASVLKEKIKKGEPVTVHLQGGDLEIVWDNDEHVWMTGPAKYVCEGTYFWPNGGKAQNR
- a CDS encoding aspartyl-phosphate phosphatase Spo0E family protein, with product MKDVVQERIKHLREKMVMLAMEKGLTDPEVIAISQEIDKLHNIWNHLGNQALTQHRVYKSADSSLTHKLIRDFSMASLYLKAASSQ